A portion of the Manihot esculenta cultivar AM560-2 chromosome 2, M.esculenta_v8, whole genome shotgun sequence genome contains these proteins:
- the LOC110607257 gene encoding uncharacterized protein LOC110607257: MLGRQLASPLLTFDSPTRLSFSTPDRAIASPNIACLNVNSSQALPSNLIQGAWTSHFPRKKWTIHSSAQIDNLTLNDEDKKTWETCREALSAFEFSIEEKDKILGKAFGHVHSPYWGEERKREVPKFEIVNEILDHLRSLGLSDDDLYKLVKKFPEVLGCSLDKELKTNVQILEKDWGIKGKSLRNLLLRNPKVLGYNVDCKGDCMAQCTRCWVRF; the protein is encoded by the exons ATGCTAGGAAGACAATTGGCTTCTCCCCTGTTAACATTTGATTCTCCTACACGTTTAAGCTTTTCAACC CCTGATAGAGCAATAGCTTCACCTAATATTGCTTGTTTGAATGTAAACTCCTCTCAAGCTCTTCCATCAAATTTAATCCAAGGAGCCTGGACCTCTCATTTTCCTCGTAAGAAGTGGACAATACATTCCTCTGCACAAATTGATAATTTAACTTTGAACgatgaagacaagaagacatGGGAAACATGCAGAGAAGCCCTGTCTGCATTTGAGTTCAGCATTGAGGAGAAAGACAAGATACTTGGAAAAGCATTTGGTCATGTGCATTCACCTTACTGGGGCGAAGAACGAAAACGAGAAGTCCCAAAATTTGAAATCGTAAATGAAATACTAGATCATTTGAGGAGTCTTGGCCTTTCAGATGATGATCTCTACAAGTTGGTAAAAAAATTTCCAGAAGTTCTTGGCTGTAGTCTGGACAAGGAGTTGAAGACTAACGTGCAGATACTCGAAAAGGACTGGGGGATAAAAGGAAAATCATTGCGAAATCTTCTTCTTCGAAATCCTAAAGTATTAGGTTACAATGTTGATTGCAAGGGAGATTGTATGGCACAATGCACACGTTGCTGGGTTCGGTTCTAG
- the LOC110608660 gene encoding ubiquitin-conjugating enzyme E2 30 isoform X2 — protein MALKRINKELRDMQKEPPVSCSAGPVGDDMFHWQATIMGPADSPFAGGVFSVSIHFPPDYPFKPPKVSFKTRVYHPNINNKGSICLDILKEQWSPALTVSKVLLSICSLLTDPNPDDPLVPDIANVYKTDKAKYESTARSWTQKYAMG, from the exons ATGGCTTTAAAGCGAATTAACAAGGAATTGAGAGACATGCAGAAGGAACCTCCAGTATCCTGCAGTGCAG GTCCTGTTGGAGATGACATGTTTCATTGGCAAGCAACTATTATGGGTCCAGCAGATAGCCCATTTGCTGGAGGTGTTTTCTCTGTCTCCATACACTTCCCTCCTGATTAtccattcaagcctcccaag GTTTCATTCAAGACAAGAGTATATCACCCAAACATCAATAATAAAGGTAGTATCTGCCTTGACATTCTCAAGGAACAATGGAGTCCTGCGCTTACAGTTTCAAAG GTGTTATTGTCTATATGCTCACTGCTGACGGATCCAAATCCTGATGATCCTTTGGTGCCTGATATTGCTAATGTTTATAAGACTGATAAAGCCAAGTATGAGAGTACAGCTCGATCCTGGACACAGAAATATGCTATGGGCTAG
- the LOC110608660 gene encoding ubiquitin-conjugating enzyme E2 30 isoform X1 has product MLFIYFFSLINISSEVLILNFRGLDMALKRINKELRDMQKEPPVSCSAGPVGDDMFHWQATIMGPADSPFAGGVFSVSIHFPPDYPFKPPKVSFKTRVYHPNINNKGSICLDILKEQWSPALTVSKVLLSICSLLTDPNPDDPLVPDIANVYKTDKAKYESTARSWTQKYAMG; this is encoded by the exons ATGctgttcatatattttttttccctgATTAATATCTCTTCAGAAGTTCTCATTTTGAATTTTAGAGGGTTGGATATGGCTTTAAAGCGAATTAACAAGGAATTGAGAGACATGCAGAAGGAACCTCCAGTATCCTGCAGTGCAG GTCCTGTTGGAGATGACATGTTTCATTGGCAAGCAACTATTATGGGTCCAGCAGATAGCCCATTTGCTGGAGGTGTTTTCTCTGTCTCCATACACTTCCCTCCTGATTAtccattcaagcctcccaag GTTTCATTCAAGACAAGAGTATATCACCCAAACATCAATAATAAAGGTAGTATCTGCCTTGACATTCTCAAGGAACAATGGAGTCCTGCGCTTACAGTTTCAAAG GTGTTATTGTCTATATGCTCACTGCTGACGGATCCAAATCCTGATGATCCTTTGGTGCCTGATATTGCTAATGTTTATAAGACTGATAAAGCCAAGTATGAGAGTACAGCTCGATCCTGGACACAGAAATATGCTATGGGCTAG